One part of the Mariniblastus fucicola genome encodes these proteins:
- a CDS encoding DNA-directed RNA polymerase subunit omega — protein sequence MYDALKEEEIVRKVGGRFKLSTLIQKRLVQLNQGSRPLVEDNGGDKMSLVLEEILQDKIYLDENSNIGTGSSPDFESAPELDLDAM from the coding sequence ATGTACGATGCACTCAAAGAAGAAGAAATTGTCCGCAAAGTCGGTGGTCGTTTCAAACTTTCAACACTGATCCAAAAACGTCTGGTCCAGTTGAATCAGGGATCGCGTCCGCTGGTCGAAGACAACGGCGGAGACAAAATGTCTTTGGTCCTGGAAGAGATCCTTCAGGACAAAATCTACCTGGACGAAAACAGCAATATCGGCACCGGAAGCTCGCCCGATTTTGAATCCGCGCCAGAACTCGATTTGGACGCCATGTAG
- a CDS encoding ABC transporter permease, with protein sequence MLSLRTWILGVKSLLLHPMRSALTILGIFIGVASVIWLLAIGEGISQEAQKQIEELGAENIIVRSIKPPDDAGASVRNVDLYGVTRAEMATIEMTIPTVEQVVPVRELKQKFIYAGNQNATPLDGRLVGCSPAYAEVTKLKTARGRFISSTDVETNDSVCVIAAVLARKLFPSEDPLEKAVFLPEKKEYFKVVGVLEPRNATAAIGGSLAAQDFSLDVYIPITTMRVKMGDEETRRASGSFSRELFELSQITIEVKSPEEVPRTAEIIEATLRMNDDQRQDIAVIVPYELLEQAKTTRLMFMMFMGLIAAISLIVGGIGIMNIMLATVTERTREIGIRRALGGKRSDITNQFLVETISLSVVGGVIGILVGLLCPLTIRLARAAFQRVQPDMYANLPDVAKVMEPQIVTMSIPLAFGISVVVGVLFGLYPAIRAAKMDPIEALRHE encoded by the coding sequence ATGCTTTCTCTTCGCACCTGGATTTTGGGCGTCAAAAGCCTGCTGCTGCACCCGATGCGGTCAGCGCTGACGATTCTTGGTATTTTCATCGGCGTAGCCAGCGTGATCTGGCTGTTGGCGATCGGGGAAGGTATCAGCCAGGAAGCTCAAAAGCAGATTGAAGAATTGGGCGCCGAGAACATTATCGTTCGCTCGATCAAGCCACCGGACGACGCCGGGGCAAGCGTGCGGAACGTCGACCTGTACGGTGTCACCCGTGCTGAAATGGCAACGATCGAGATGACGATTCCGACCGTTGAACAAGTCGTTCCCGTCCGGGAACTGAAACAGAAATTCATCTACGCCGGAAACCAGAACGCGACGCCGCTCGATGGTCGATTGGTCGGTTGCTCTCCGGCCTATGCCGAGGTGACCAAGCTCAAAACGGCGCGCGGAAGATTCATATCTTCTACTGATGTGGAAACCAATGACTCTGTTTGCGTGATCGCTGCCGTGCTGGCCCGCAAACTTTTCCCATCGGAAGATCCGTTGGAGAAAGCCGTTTTTCTGCCAGAGAAGAAAGAGTACTTCAAGGTTGTCGGCGTACTCGAACCGAGGAATGCAACCGCAGCAATCGGGGGCTCGCTGGCCGCGCAGGATTTCTCTCTCGACGTCTACATCCCGATCACCACGATGCGGGTCAAGATGGGAGACGAGGAAACTCGACGGGCATCCGGTAGCTTTAGCCGTGAACTGTTCGAGCTCTCCCAAATCACGATCGAAGTCAAGTCTCCCGAGGAAGTCCCGCGTACTGCCGAAATCATCGAAGCGACATTGCGCATGAACGATGATCAGCGTCAGGACATTGCCGTGATTGTTCCATACGAATTGCTTGAACAGGCGAAAACAACGCGGCTGATGTTTATGATGTTCATGGGACTGATCGCCGCAATTTCACTGATCGTTGGTGGTATTGGCATTATGAACATCATGCTCGCCACCGTGACAGAGCGGACCCGGGAAATCGGAATTCGACGTGCACTTGGTGGCAAACGCAGTGATATCACGAACCAGTTCCTCGTGGAAACCATCTCTTTGTCTGTGGTCGGCGGTGTGATTGGGATCCTTGTCGGACTGCTGTGCCCGTTGACCATTCGGTTGGCACGGGCGGCGTTTCAGCGAGTTCAACCTGACATGTATGCCAATCTTCCCGACGTCGCCAAGGTAATGGAGCCGCAAATTGTCACGATGTCGATTCCGCTGGCGTTCGGAATCTCAGTTGTCGTCGGCGTCCTGTTCGGACTATACCCGGCCATTCGGGCAGCCAAAATGGACCCGATCGAAGCTCTTCGTCACGAGTAA
- the gmk gene encoding guanylate kinase, with protein MSESGAPKGRLIIFSGPSGVGKTTILKQLHERCDLPLLESVSATTRPRRPGETDGVSYHYMAKDEFLTHVENDDFLEYTEVFGRGDLYGTLRAPVIEAIADGKWIILELDVVGALKVLKIHPDAITIFVHPGSVEELERRLRGRGTESEEALSRRLEVAKGELEASSHYEHIVYNTSVQQTVDEICQLLIAIAEKS; from the coding sequence ATGAGTGAAAGCGGCGCCCCAAAAGGTCGACTGATCATCTTCTCCGGACCCTCTGGAGTTGGCAAAACGACGATCCTGAAGCAGCTTCACGAGCGCTGCGATCTTCCGCTTCTCGAAAGTGTCTCTGCGACCACCCGGCCTCGACGCCCCGGTGAAACGGATGGCGTCAGCTATCATTACATGGCCAAGGACGAGTTTCTGACTCACGTCGAAAACGACGATTTCCTTGAATATACGGAGGTTTTCGGCCGCGGAGACCTCTACGGAACGCTGCGAGCTCCGGTAATCGAGGCGATAGCGGACGGGAAATGGATAATCCTTGAGTTAGATGTAGTCGGGGCGTTGAAAGTCCTTAAAATTCACCCCGACGCAATTACAATCTTCGTTCATCCCGGTTCGGTCGAAGAACTGGAACGACGCCTTCGCGGGCGCGGAACCGAGTCCGAAGAAGCTCTCTCTCGTCGACTTGAAGTTGCCAAAGGTGAACTCGAAGCGTCAAGTCACTACGAACACATTGTTTACAACACGTCGGTTCAGCAGACCGTCGATGAAATCTGTCAGCTGCTAATCGCAATCGCGGAGAAATCCTAA
- the nagB gene encoding glucosamine-6-phosphate deaminase — protein MTAGLSDSSGIKAGQGSPVISGKGKVPFRVYEDSKLVSLAVASEIADLVRQRAAEGKHCVLGLATGSTPVNVYAELVRLHKEEGLSLANVVTFNLDEYFPMQPDCLQSYVRFMNEHLFDLVDIPKENINIPDGTLDVEQVADWCRNYEAKIESLGGIDIQLLGIGRTGHIGFNEPGSGTESQTRLITLDRLTRIDAASDFFGIENVPRRAITMGVGTILKARKILLLAFGENKARVIRSSIEGEMTPTIPATFLQQHPDTEFVLDQAAAAELGEIKSPWLFRSVDWDSAMVRHAVIDLSLALGKPVLILTDADYNENGLQDLLAEYGSAYEINLRVFRQLQNTITGWAAGKPGQPGEVYPKRIVLFSPHPDDDVISMGGTLTRLAEQGHEVHVAYQTSGNIAVFDVDALRFAEFAADFCKTFNISNEPVAELTDAMVKFLARKGAGEIDTPEMQLLKGLIRRGEARAGARICGVQDDRLHYLDLPFYETGVVRKKPIGPDDVRITTELLQEVKPHQIYAAGDLSDPHGTHRVCLDVIFQACRELRNEDWMKECEVWMYRGAWQEWPPHEIEMAVPLSPQEVQIKRSAIFSHESQKDRALFPGPDAREFWQRAEARNADTARIYDELGLAQYQAIEGFVKWKGLSEEG, from the coding sequence ATGACCGCGGGATTGAGTGATTCTTCAGGAATCAAGGCAGGGCAGGGGAGTCCTGTTATTTCAGGAAAAGGGAAGGTCCCTTTCAGAGTTTACGAAGATTCGAAATTGGTAAGCCTGGCTGTCGCCAGCGAGATCGCTGACCTTGTTCGACAGCGTGCAGCCGAAGGCAAGCATTGCGTCTTGGGCCTGGCGACCGGATCGACTCCGGTGAATGTCTACGCCGAACTGGTGCGGCTACATAAGGAAGAAGGGCTGTCGCTGGCGAACGTGGTTACGTTCAACCTCGACGAGTACTTTCCGATGCAGCCGGATTGTTTGCAGAGCTACGTTCGATTTATGAACGAGCATCTGTTCGATCTGGTGGATATTCCGAAAGAGAACATCAATATTCCGGACGGTACGCTGGATGTCGAGCAAGTCGCAGACTGGTGTCGGAACTACGAAGCGAAAATTGAATCGCTCGGCGGTATCGATATCCAGCTTCTGGGAATCGGCCGGACCGGTCACATCGGATTCAACGAGCCGGGTTCGGGAACCGAAAGCCAGACCCGGTTGATTACGCTGGATCGGCTGACGCGAATCGATGCGGCCAGTGATTTCTTCGGCATTGAAAACGTTCCGCGTCGCGCTATCACGATGGGCGTGGGGACAATTCTAAAGGCCCGCAAAATCCTGCTTTTGGCGTTTGGAGAGAACAAAGCTCGCGTCATTCGCAGTTCCATCGAAGGCGAAATGACGCCGACCATCCCGGCAACATTTTTGCAGCAGCATCCGGACACGGAATTCGTGCTTGACCAGGCCGCCGCGGCCGAGTTAGGCGAAATCAAATCGCCGTGGCTCTTCCGTAGCGTTGACTGGGATAGCGCGATGGTGCGGCACGCTGTCATCGATCTTTCGTTGGCGCTCGGTAAACCTGTCTTGATTCTGACAGATGCGGACTACAACGAAAATGGTTTGCAGGACCTGTTGGCAGAGTACGGATCGGCTTACGAGATCAATCTTCGCGTCTTTCGGCAGCTTCAGAATACGATTACCGGTTGGGCGGCTGGAAAACCGGGGCAACCTGGTGAGGTCTATCCGAAACGAATCGTGCTTTTCTCACCGCATCCCGACGACGACGTGATCTCGATGGGCGGCACGCTGACACGATTGGCGGAGCAGGGCCATGAAGTTCATGTGGCTTACCAGACGTCGGGCAACATTGCCGTGTTCGACGTCGACGCGCTTCGTTTTGCGGAGTTCGCTGCAGACTTTTGCAAGACGTTCAATATCTCCAATGAACCTGTTGCCGAACTGACCGATGCAATGGTCAAGTTTCTGGCTCGCAAAGGTGCGGGAGAAATTGATACTCCCGAGATGCAGCTGCTTAAAGGGCTGATCCGCCGCGGTGAAGCCAGAGCGGGTGCTCGAATCTGCGGCGTCCAGGACGATCGATTGCACTATCTTGATCTTCCGTTTTACGAAACAGGTGTGGTTCGAAAGAAGCCGATCGGTCCCGATGACGTTCGCATTACGACGGAACTGTTGCAGGAAGTGAAGCCACATCAGATCTACGCCGCGGGCGACCTGAGCGATCCTCATGGAACGCATCGTGTTTGTTTGGATGTGATCTTTCAGGCCTGCCGTGAGCTGCGAAATGAGGACTGGATGAAAGAATGCGAAGTCTGGATGTATCGCGGGGCATGGCAAGAGTGGCCGCCTCACGAAATCGAGATGGCGGTGCCGCTAAGTCCGCAGGAAGTGCAAATCAAACGGTCTGCGATTTTCAGTCACGAATCCCAGAAAGACCGAGCTCTGTTTCCTGGACCGGATGCTCGAGAATTCTGGCAGCGGGCGGAGGCTCGCAATGCGGATACAGCCCGAATCTACGACGAGCTTGGGCTGGCACAGTATCAGGCAATCGAAGGCTTCGTGAAGTGGAAAGGCCTTTCGGAAGAAGGTTAA
- the hemE gene encoding uroporphyrinogen decarboxylase — MVSGSEQVTGSQQSEDVIGAFDSVGLNLQVVRPRKSSSKSSSDSQSIEPPPARTAGQISDFVGELLTGGVDVVVVMTASGVNSLIELASATTDRDRLLHALQDCRLVSGSAATTAALAKHDLTPDLKTGRLPGWRESLRWLESSFELPHQRIVLESTLQDSGLVAGLESRGVQVRSVSLGVAVEPYELSGFVSPEPATPTVLVVSSVLAARSLCRNLVAARLTNPTLDHHIVVALGVETADFLVQNGVAVELVADPDLQTAAQQLASNLDLLVARKQKLIMNMSGPNAPSDDTNAPWYDSPFMKACRGEDTDVTPIWMMRQAGRYMSEYREVRAKVSFLDLCANPQLCSEVMCTAVNRLGVDAAIIFSDLLPMLVPMGCDLEFVKGDGPVIHNPVRSAEDIDRIKPLDSNDELQFVMETVTQTRADLPADMPLIGFSGAPFTLASYIVEGGSSRNYAHAKALMFGDPGAWKELMQRLTDSIIVYLKGQIDAGAQCVQLFDSWAGCLNVQHYRELVLPFVQQIIAALPSEVPVINFGTGNPALLPLYADTEASVIGIDWRVQLDEAWETVGHDRAVQGNLDPTILLTDPATIRSHAKSILDQAAGRPGHIFNLGHGILPQTPVDNAIALVDAVHELSQR, encoded by the coding sequence ATGGTCTCTGGTTCGGAGCAGGTAACTGGATCGCAGCAGTCTGAGGACGTTATTGGCGCCTTCGATTCGGTCGGCCTGAATTTGCAAGTCGTGCGGCCGCGGAAGAGTTCGTCGAAATCCTCATCGGATTCTCAATCAATTGAGCCGCCGCCAGCCAGGACGGCCGGCCAGATATCGGACTTCGTCGGCGAGCTCTTGACCGGTGGTGTTGACGTTGTTGTGGTGATGACCGCTTCGGGCGTCAACTCGCTGATCGAATTGGCCAGTGCGACGACGGATCGCGATCGACTGCTTCACGCGTTGCAGGATTGTCGGCTTGTGTCCGGAAGTGCAGCGACGACCGCCGCGTTGGCCAAACATGATTTGACGCCGGACCTGAAGACGGGTCGGCTCCCCGGATGGCGCGAATCGTTGAGGTGGCTGGAATCCAGTTTTGAGTTGCCTCACCAGCGAATTGTCCTTGAGTCCACGTTGCAAGACAGCGGGTTGGTTGCAGGGCTGGAATCTCGCGGCGTTCAGGTTCGCAGCGTTTCGCTCGGAGTTGCAGTTGAGCCTTATGAACTTTCAGGTTTCGTGTCGCCAGAACCTGCAACCCCGACGGTGCTGGTCGTCTCGTCCGTGCTGGCCGCGAGAAGCCTGTGTCGCAATCTGGTCGCAGCCCGTTTGACGAACCCAACGCTTGACCATCATATTGTCGTGGCTCTGGGAGTCGAAACAGCCGACTTTCTGGTCCAAAACGGAGTCGCGGTTGAGCTGGTGGCCGACCCCGACCTGCAAACCGCTGCTCAACAGCTTGCTTCCAATCTCGATTTACTCGTCGCACGAAAACAGAAACTGATTATGAATATGTCCGGGCCCAACGCACCTTCCGACGATACCAACGCGCCCTGGTACGATAGCCCCTTCATGAAAGCCTGTCGCGGCGAAGACACTGACGTGACTCCAATCTGGATGATGCGACAAGCGGGGCGATACATGAGCGAATACAGAGAGGTCCGCGCGAAAGTTTCGTTTCTGGATCTTTGTGCGAATCCGCAACTGTGCAGCGAAGTCATGTGCACGGCGGTCAACCGATTGGGCGTTGATGCGGCGATCATTTTTTCCGACCTGCTACCGATGCTCGTTCCCATGGGGTGTGATTTGGAGTTCGTCAAAGGCGACGGACCGGTCATTCACAATCCCGTGCGGTCTGCCGAGGACATCGATCGCATCAAGCCATTGGATTCCAATGACGAACTTCAGTTCGTGATGGAAACGGTCACGCAAACGCGTGCCGATCTGCCGGCCGACATGCCGCTGATCGGGTTTTCTGGAGCACCGTTTACACTTGCGAGCTACATCGTCGAAGGCGGTTCCAGTCGCAACTACGCCCACGCCAAAGCCCTGATGTTTGGCGACCCCGGGGCCTGGAAAGAGCTTATGCAGCGGCTTACGGATTCGATCATCGTATACCTGAAAGGTCAGATCGATGCGGGCGCTCAATGCGTCCAGTTGTTTGATTCGTGGGCTGGTTGCCTCAACGTGCAGCACTACCGTGAACTGGTGCTTCCGTTCGTGCAGCAAATTATCGCGGCGCTACCGAGTGAAGTTCCTGTAATAAATTTCGGAACCGGAAATCCGGCGCTGCTGCCGCTGTACGCCGACACTGAGGCCTCAGTGATTGGAATTGACTGGCGAGTCCAGCTTGACGAAGCGTGGGAAACGGTCGGACACGATCGAGCCGTGCAGGGAAATCTCGATCCGACGATTCTGCTAACTGACCCGGCAACGATTCGCTCTCACGCCAAGTCAATTTTGGACCAGGCTGCGGGGCGACCTGGACACATCTTCAATCTTGGGCACGGGATTCTCCCCCAGACACCGGTCGACAACGCCATTGCATTGGTCGACGCGGTTCACGAGCTAAGCCAGCGTTGA
- the tpiA gene encoding triose-phosphate isomerase, with protein sequence MRRPLIAGNWKMNLTRDEAVNLARGVGAAAGDGEVDVLVCPTFVHLEGVISAVEGSKVAVGGQDVYFESNGAFTGETSTAMLGDLGCQYVILGHSERRNVIGESDKLINQKLHAALAAGLKPILCVGELLEQREANETMAVVKSQLDGSLENVTAEQMANVVIAYEPVWAIGTGKTASPEQAQEVHADLRSLLATRYNQEVSDGVRILYGGSVKPANAADLMACPDIDGALVGGAALKADSFAEIIAAAGA encoded by the coding sequence ATGCGACGTCCACTGATTGCCGGAAACTGGAAAATGAACCTTACGCGCGACGAAGCTGTCAATCTTGCGCGTGGAGTTGGTGCTGCTGCCGGAGACGGAGAAGTCGACGTGCTAGTTTGCCCGACGTTTGTTCATCTCGAAGGCGTCATCTCGGCTGTCGAAGGCAGCAAAGTCGCAGTCGGCGGGCAGGACGTTTACTTTGAAAGCAACGGAGCCTTCACTGGCGAAACCAGCACGGCGATGCTTGGCGACCTCGGTTGCCAGTATGTGATCCTCGGCCACAGCGAACGACGCAACGTGATCGGTGAATCAGACAAACTTATCAACCAGAAGCTTCACGCGGCTCTTGCTGCAGGACTTAAACCGATTTTGTGCGTCGGCGAATTGCTTGAACAACGAGAAGCCAACGAGACGATGGCAGTCGTCAAGTCTCAGCTTGATGGATCGCTTGAAAACGTGACCGCTGAGCAAATGGCCAATGTTGTGATTGCTTATGAGCCAGTTTGGGCGATCGGCACCGGGAAAACGGCTTCCCCAGAGCAGGCTCAGGAGGTCCATGCTGATCTTCGCAGCCTTTTGGCAACCCGTTATAATCAGGAAGTCTCAGATGGGGTTCGAATCCTTTATGGCGGCAGTGTCAAACCAGCCAACGCCGCTGACTTGATGGCTTGCCCGGACATCGACGGCGCTCTCGTTGGAGGCGCGGCACTCAAGGCGGACAGCTTCGCCGAAATTATTGCTGCCGCGGGCGCCTAA
- a CDS encoding response regulator transcription factor yields the protein MSESMIAKNHTIHQKLLAKANAATAKPGSEMLTQVQWTLTAQKLRLTNREREVCQELFEGNTRNEIAEHLGIKPRTVRHYMEHIHQKLAVSNRVGVVLRIIQMRDSLGPEANVSVENRSESNEMDNSPESYVTETNFNRINEAP from the coding sequence ATGAGCGAATCAATGATTGCAAAGAATCACACTATCCATCAAAAGCTGCTTGCGAAAGCAAACGCGGCAACCGCAAAACCTGGTAGCGAAATGCTAACACAGGTTCAGTGGACCCTGACAGCGCAGAAACTGCGACTAACGAACCGCGAACGCGAGGTTTGTCAGGAGCTCTTTGAAGGGAATACGCGAAACGAAATTGCTGAACACCTTGGGATCAAGCCGCGAACGGTGCGTCACTATATGGAGCATATCCACCAGAAATTGGCGGTTTCCAATCGTGTTGGTGTGGTGCTACGCATTATTCAAATGCGGGATTCGCTCGGCCCGGAGGCGAATGTGAGCGTCGAGAATAGAAGTGAATCAAACGAAATGGATAATTCTCCAGAATCGTACGTCACAGAAACGAATTTCAATCGTATCAACGAAGCCCCTTAG
- a CDS encoding YicC/YloC family endoribonuclease produces the protein MLVSMTGHGQARFHNDQLQIAVEIRTVNNRHLKLNVHSDLDAETQAKIEALLRSRLHRGSVTLRISVKSIGEGQYELNEELIRAYWLQLSEIAGSSQSVNVESILALPGAVIEKTGADRDEIWPHIESTLDEALANLEAMRAQEGQAMQADMLGNIETIASRLESVRELAPKISEAYSKRLTDRIQALLEKHNIESAQVDILREVGIFAERVDIAEETVRLGTHLDHFRDTISSTAKAGRKLDFLVQEILRETNTIGSKANDSEIATHVVEIKTAIERIREMVQNVE, from the coding sequence GTGCTGGTAAGCATGACGGGGCACGGGCAAGCCCGTTTCCACAACGACCAATTGCAAATTGCGGTCGAAATTCGCACTGTTAACAATCGCCATCTCAAACTGAATGTGCATTCGGATCTTGATGCGGAGACGCAGGCTAAAATCGAAGCCTTGCTTCGCAGCCGACTACATCGCGGATCGGTGACGCTACGAATTTCGGTGAAGTCTATTGGCGAAGGTCAGTATGAACTCAACGAAGAACTGATCCGCGCGTATTGGCTCCAGCTTTCCGAGATCGCGGGATCGAGTCAAAGCGTTAACGTCGAATCCATTCTTGCGTTGCCCGGTGCCGTCATTGAGAAAACAGGCGCCGATCGTGATGAGATTTGGCCACACATCGAGTCGACGCTTGATGAGGCACTCGCCAACCTCGAAGCCATGCGGGCTCAGGAAGGCCAAGCCATGCAGGCGGATATGCTCGGCAACATCGAAACGATTGCCAGTCGACTGGAATCGGTCCGCGAACTGGCTCCGAAGATTTCCGAAGCCTATTCGAAACGTCTGACCGATCGAATCCAGGCTCTGCTCGAAAAACACAATATAGAAAGTGCTCAGGTCGATATCCTTCGCGAAGTTGGAATCTTTGCCGAACGCGTCGACATCGCGGAGGAAACGGTTCGCTTGGGAACGCACTTGGACCATTTTCGCGATACGATTTCGTCCACGGCCAAAGCCGGTCGCAAGCTGGATTTTCTGGTGCAGGAAATCTTGCGAGAAACGAACACGATCGGTTCCAAGGCAAACGATAGCGAGATCGCGACACACGTTGTGGAGATCAAAACAGCCATCGAACGAATTCGCGAAATGGTGCAAAATGTGGAGTAA
- the secG gene encoding preprotein translocase subunit SecG: MIVDFPLAFILQPVLADIGLSLLQLLLFFCSLWLIFLILIQRGKGGGLTAAFGGGGGDSAFGAKAGDAFTKITIVTALVWITLCMVTIARYNPPEQADNPFAQANEQTLENQTPSADGGASLSGGDEAENVDGDAANEGSADENAADENAADETETPADGEAGAATDGEPAEGESSDGESGQ, translated from the coding sequence ATGATCGTTGACTTTCCATTGGCATTTATCCTTCAACCAGTTTTGGCAGACATTGGTTTGTCATTGCTGCAACTGCTTCTGTTTTTCTGTTCGTTGTGGCTGATCTTTCTGATCCTGATCCAGCGAGGAAAAGGGGGCGGATTGACGGCGGCCTTCGGTGGCGGCGGTGGAGACAGCGCATTCGGCGCCAAAGCCGGTGATGCATTCACCAAGATCACGATCGTGACTGCTCTGGTTTGGATCACGCTCTGCATGGTCACGATTGCTCGCTACAACCCGCCAGAACAGGCTGACAATCCGTTCGCTCAAGCCAATGAGCAAACGCTCGAAAATCAGACTCCATCCGCCGATGGCGGAGCTTCCCTGTCCGGCGGTGACGAAGCCGAAAACGTGGATGGAGATGCGGCAAACGAAGGCAGTGCCGACGAAAACGCTGCCGACGAAAACGCTGCCGACGAAACCGAAACTCCAGCGGACGGCGAAGCCGGTGCTGCAACCGATGGTGAGCCCGCTGAAGGCGAATCGTCTGACGGCGAATCTGGCCAGTAA
- a CDS encoding serine/threonine-protein kinase, translated as MTTFTRMKNLTEKRKFEFPDELFDEAEFNRLVSFSKSLGESSTLGGSTLGDPLSVETLPRKFGKFNLMRLLGHGKTGRTYLAHEDGTTREVALKTIHRELVHRTGIAEFEKRLEQLRLESTSARVIDLDSVLPAVQIGEIDGDYFIATQYVKGKSLARLINSNTLSNRQAAKTIRRIADSIQSLHRIGIYHRDIQPENILLDESNRPQILELGAWPLKANRTNQNANTCSPFQAPELVADPDSSPATAEIWSIGATLYNCLVGEPPQDVVQPPRKLNPRVAKDLETICLKCLQKKPAQRYSSVAELAEDLELFLEYQPIKAVPSGWFARLVGKFSQRG; from the coding sequence ATGACGACATTTACCCGAATGAAAAATTTGACTGAGAAACGAAAATTTGAATTTCCGGATGAGCTCTTCGATGAAGCTGAGTTCAATCGTTTGGTTTCGTTTTCGAAAAGTCTTGGAGAATCATCGACGCTCGGCGGTTCCACGCTCGGCGATCCGCTTTCCGTCGAAACCCTGCCTCGAAAATTCGGCAAGTTCAATCTGATGCGTTTGCTGGGGCACGGGAAAACTGGTCGAACCTATCTGGCTCACGAAGATGGAACGACGCGAGAAGTCGCTTTGAAGACGATCCATCGTGAACTGGTGCACCGCACCGGGATTGCAGAATTCGAAAAGCGACTTGAACAGCTTCGCCTGGAGTCGACGTCTGCGAGAGTGATTGATTTGGACAGCGTACTGCCTGCCGTGCAAATCGGTGAAATCGACGGCGACTACTTTATCGCGACGCAGTACGTCAAAGGCAAATCTCTGGCGAGGTTGATCAACTCAAACACGCTCTCCAATCGCCAGGCCGCGAAAACCATTCGAAGGATCGCGGATTCCATTCAAAGTTTGCACCGAATCGGCATCTATCATCGCGACATCCAACCTGAAAACATCCTATTGGACGAAAGCAACCGGCCACAAATACTTGAACTCGGAGCATGGCCGCTAAAGGCCAACCGGACAAACCAAAACGCAAACACATGCTCTCCATTTCAGGCCCCGGAACTGGTCGCCGATCCGGACAGCTCGCCAGCGACTGCCGAAATTTGGTCGATCGGAGCAACACTTTACAATTGCCTGGTCGGTGAACCACCGCAGGATGTTGTTCAACCGCCGCGTAAACTCAATCCACGAGTTGCGAAAGATCTTGAAACGATCTGTCTGAAATGCCTACAAAAAAAGCCAGCGCAACGCTACTCGAGCGTTGCTGAACTGGCTGAAGATTTGGAGCTGTTTTTGGAATACCAACCAATCAAAGCTGTACCAAGTGGATGGTTTGCAAGATTGGTCGGCAAGTTCTCCCAACGCGGTTAA
- a CDS encoding RNA polymerase sigma factor, producing the protein MTERNVSNSKEGLESTNVSLLARVRCNEGTAWEMLVELYAPMIYSRCRHHWGLDPADAENVGQEVFRAVARSITGFRRQREGSFRKWLRVIIDNKCRDHFRKQSVDVAEGGTQAFDLIKSIADEINDDSVSDGDAEIGEKSILMRQAMRMVQDEFSTRDWKIFWDVIIEDKHRSDTAQNFDVSENVVYLAISRIQKRLRQVFEDLLDDDIYPNEKFD; encoded by the coding sequence ATGACAGAGAGAAACGTTTCCAACTCCAAAGAGGGGCTCGAATCTACCAATGTCTCATTGTTAGCCAGAGTTCGATGCAACGAGGGAACCGCGTGGGAAATGCTTGTCGAGCTTTATGCTCCGATGATCTATTCACGTTGCCGTCATCACTGGGGGCTGGATCCTGCCGACGCCGAGAACGTAGGCCAGGAGGTTTTTCGAGCCGTTGCCAGAAGCATTACCGGCTTTCGACGACAACGTGAAGGATCGTTCAGAAAGTGGCTGCGAGTCATCATCGACAACAAATGCCGCGATCACTTTCGGAAACAATCCGTGGATGTGGCTGAGGGAGGAACTCAAGCATTCGACCTTATCAAATCGATTGCGGATGAGATCAACGACGACAGCGTCTCTGATGGGGACGCCGAAATTGGAGAGAAATCAATCCTGATGCGACAGGCAATGAGGATGGTGCAGGACGAGTTTTCAACTCGCGACTGGAAGATCTTTTGGGACGTCATCATCGAAGACAAACACCGATCGGATACGGCGCAAAACTTTGACGTCTCCGAGAACGTGGTTTACCTCGCTATTTCACGAATTCAAAAACGTCTCAGACAGGTCTTTGAGGACCTGCTTGATGACGACATTTACCCGAATGAAAAATTTGACTGA